The Pongo abelii isolate AG06213 chromosome 20, NHGRI_mPonAbe1-v2.0_pri, whole genome shotgun sequence genome window below encodes:
- the ZNF14 gene encoding zinc finger protein 14 isoform X1: protein MDSVSFEDVAVNFTLEEWALLDSSQKKLYEDVMQETFKNLVCLGKKWEDQDIEDDHRNQGRNRSACHMCAAAGLVS from the exons ATG GACTCAGTCTCCTTTGAGGATGTGGCCGTGAACTTCACCCTGGAGGAGTGGGCTTTGCTggattcttcacagaaaaagctCTATGAGGATGTGATGCAGGAGACCTTCAAAAACCTGGTCTGTCTAG GAAAAAAGTGGGAAGACCAGGACATTGAAGATGACCACAGAAACCAGGGGAGAAATCGAAG TGCGTGTCACATGTGTGCTGCTGCAGGGCTGGTTTCATAG
- the ZNF14 gene encoding zinc finger protein 14 (The RefSeq protein has 1 substitution compared to this genomic sequence), whose protein sequence is MDSVSFEDVAVNFTLEEWALLDSSQKKLYEDVMQETFKNLVCLGKKWEDQDIEDDHRNQGRNRRCHMVERLCESRKGSKCGETTSQMPNVNINKETFTGAKPHECSFCGRDFMHHSSLNRHMRSHTGQKPNEYQECEKQPRKHKAVEKTFSYHHCFRKHERTHTRVKPYECKQCGKAFIYYQPFQRHERTHAGEKPYECKQCGKTFIYYQSFQQHAHTGKKPYECKQCGKAFICYQSFQRHERTHTGEKPYECKQCGKAFSCPTYFRTHERTHTGEKPYKCKECGKAFSFLSSFRRHKRTHSGEKPYECKECGKAFFYSASFRAHVITHTGARPYKCKECGKAFNSSNSCRVHERTHIGEKPYECKQCGKSFSWSISLRLHERTHTGEKPYECKQCHKTFSFSSSLREHETTHTGEKPYECKQCGKTFSFSSSLQRHERTHNAEKPYECKQCGKAFRCSSYFRIHERSHTGEKPYECKQCGKVFIRSSSFRLHERTHTGEKPYECKLCSKTFSFSSSLREHEKIHTGNKPFECKQCGKAFLRSSQIRLHERTHTGEKPYQCKQCGKAFISSSKFRMHERTHTGEKPYRCKQCGKAFRFSSSVRIHERSHTGEKPYECKQCGKAFISSSHFRLHERTHMGEKV, encoded by the exons ATG GACTCAGTCTCCTTTGAGGATGTGGCCGTGAACTTCACCCTGGAGGAGTGGGCTTTGCTggattcttcacagaaaaagctCTATGAGGATGTGATGCAGGAGACCTTCAAAAACCTGGTCTGTCTAG GAAAAAAGTGGGAAGACCAGGACATTGAAGATGACCACAGAAACCAGGGGAGAAATCGAAG ATGTCATATGGTTGAGAGACTCTGTGAAAGTAGAAAAGGTAGCAAATGTGGAGAAACCACTAGCCAGATGCCAAATGTTAATATCAACAAGGAAACTTTTACTGGAGCAAAACCACATGAATGCAGCTTTTGTGGAAGAGACTTCATGCATCATTCGTCCCTTAATAGGCACATGAGATCTCACACTGGACAGAAACCAAATGAGTATCAGGAATGTGAAAAGCAACCACGTAAACATAAAGCAGTTGAGAAAACCTTCAGTTATCACCACTGCTTTCGCAAACATGAAAGAACTCACACTAGAGTGAAGCCATATGAATGTAAacagtgtgggaaagcctttataTATTACCAGCCATTTCAAAGACATGAAAGGACTCatgctggagagaaaccctatgaatgtaagcaATGTGGAAAAACCTTTATATACTACCAGTCTTTTCAAAAACATGCTCATACTGGaaagaaaccctatgaatgtaaacagtgtgggaaagcctttataTGTTACCAATCTTTTCAAAGACATGAaaggactcacactggagagaaaccctatgaatgtaagcaATGTGGTAAGGCTTTCAGTTGTCCCACATACTTTCGAACTCATgaaagaactcacactggagaaaaaccctacaaatgtaaagaatgtggtaAAGCCTTCAGTTTTCTCAGTTCTTTTCGAAGGCATAAAAGGACTCAtagtggagagaaaccctatgaatgtaaagaatgtggaaaagccttcttTTATTCTGCAAGCTTTCGAGCACATGttataacacacactggggctcgACCTTATAAATGCAAagagtgtgggaaagccttcaacTCTTCTAATTCCTGTCGAGTGCATGAAAGAACTCACATtggagaaaaaccatatgaatGTAAACAATGTGGCAAATCATTCAGTTGGTCCATTTCTCTTCGATTGCATGAAAgaactcatactggagagaaaccttatgaatgtaaaCAGTGTCATAAAACCTTCAGTTTTTCAAGTTCCCTTCGAGAACACGAAAcaactcatactggagagaaaccctatgaatgtaaacaATGTGGTAAAACCTTCAGTTTTTCAAGTTCCCTTCAAAGACATGAAAGGACTCACAATgcagagaaaccctatgaatgtaaacagtgtgggaaagccttcaggtGTTCAAGTTATTTTCGAATTCATGAAAGGTcacacactggagagaaaccctatgaatgtaaacaGTGTGGAAAAGTTTTCATTCGTTCCAGTTCCTTTCGACTGCATGAAAGAacacacactggagagaaaccctatgaatgtaaactATGCAGTAAAACCTTCAGTTTTTCAAGTTCCCTTCGAGAACATGAAAAAATTCACACTGGGAATAAACCTTTTGAATGTAAGCAGTGTGGTAAGGCCTTCCTTCGTTCCAGTCAAATTCGATTGCATGAAAGgactcatactggagagaaaccatatcaatgtaaacaatgtggaaaagccttcattTCTTCCAGTAAATTTCGAATGCATGAGAGAACTCACACGGGAGAGAAACCCTATCGATGTAaacaatgtgggaaagccttcagatTTTCAAGTTCTGTTCGAATTCATGAAAGgtctcacactggagagaaaccttatgaatgcaaacaatgtggaaaagccttcattTCTTCCAGTCACTTTCGACTGCATGAAAGGACTCATATGGGAGAAAAAGTCTAA